Proteins found in one Oncorhynchus keta strain PuntledgeMale-10-30-2019 chromosome 2, Oket_V2, whole genome shotgun sequence genomic segment:
- the LOC118398781 gene encoding CREB3 regulatory factor-like isoform X1 produces the protein MPQPGSSGMEPFFGEAYGTHGLSATSEPFTVSPTGGSIESDQCVVVMLGPPALCRGQQRGCELLSDLLEDSTTDDTHTSERRWDVSALDDITRYTKGSPERTPPSCERSSVSPEGSREEPWLSQRLGGRQLRKAGHHPLTGRDPGPWNQEARGQESEDRKGLHQVVQEERVSLPVDLEVHSEEHNYSLQSELDTESSQGTDCDIGEEEKEEEDEKEEGREAMEEVKEKEELQSHVRPKKRWCYWECSLYSEADLGRDGERDSRRAKGRDEGKDEEKDGGDIIWGPSTLPSTMCLIGGTSTNGKQGQRKARRTDASDLTPSPVKLQSLGEQLHALSSALEGMTPVSDLPVTARAPTRKERNKLASRACRLKKKAQHEANKIKLWGLNQEYDCLLGAVLQIKELIRQRVESREEETERGALRDRLEDILKESAGPRVAGRGKVFVERILKNHAGGQGTRGTQGEGGSSDPSL, from the exons tgtgtggtggtgatgttggggcCCCCAGCCCTGTGTCGAGGCCAGCAGCGTGGATGTGAGTTACTCAGTGATCTCTTAGAAGACTCTACCActgatgacacacacacctcCGAGCGTCGCTGGGACGTCTCGGCCCTGGATGACATTACACGCTATACCAAAGGCAGCCCAGAGAGGACTCCACCAAGCTGCGAACGCTCTTCCGTCTCACCTGAG GGAAGCAGAGAAGAACCATGGTTATCCCAGAGACTAGGGGGCAGGCAGCTGAGGAAGGCTGGACACCACCCCCTGACTGGGAGAGATCCAGGGCCCTGGAACCAAGAGGCTAGAGGGCAGGAGAGTGAAGATAGGAAAGGGCTGCATCAGGTGGTTCAGGAGGAGAGGGTATCACTTCCTGTGGATCTGGAGGTCCACAGTGAAGAACATAACTACTCTCTACAGAGTGAGCTAGACACTGAGTCTAGTCAAGGAACGGACTGTGATattggagaagaggagaaagaggaagaagatgagaaagaggaggggagagaagccATGGAGGAAGTGAAGGAAAAGGAGGAGCTTCAGTCCCATGTGAGACCAAAAAAACGCTGGTGTTACTGGGAATGTAGCCTCTACAGTGAGGCAGAcctggggagagatggagaaagagatagcaggagagccaaagggagagatgagggaaaggatgaagagaaagatggaggggacATTATCTGGGGCCCTAGCACCCTACCCAGCACCATGTGTCTGATAGGGGGGACCTCCACCAATG GTAAGCAAGGCCAGAGGAAAGCCCGTCGTACAGACGCCAGTGACCTGACCCCTAGCCCTGTGAAGCTACAGAGCCTGGGGGAGCAGCTCCACGCACTCAGCTCTGCTCTGGAGGGCATGACTCCTGTCAGTGACCTGCCTGTTACTGCCAGGGCACCAACACGAAAGGAGAGGAACAAACTGGCCTCCAG agcGTGTCGGCTGAAAAAGAAAGCCCAGCATGAGGCCAACAAAATCAAACTGTGGGGGCTGAACCAGGAGTATG ATTGCCTGCTGGGGGCGGTGCTGCAGATAAAGGAGCTGATCCGCCAgagagtggagagcagagaggaagagaccgaGCGAGGCGCTCTGAGAGATCGACTGGAGGACATTCTGAAGGAATCAGCTG ggccaCGTGTAGCAGGTCGAGGCAAAGTGTTTGTGGAGAGGATCTTGAAGAACCATGCCGGGGGACAGGGCACCAGAGGTACTCAGGGAGAAGGAGGGTCATCGGACCCTAGCCTTTAA
- the LOC118398781 gene encoding CREB3 regulatory factor-like isoform X2: MEPFFGEAYGTHGLSATSEPFTVSPTGGSIESDQCVVVMLGPPALCRGQQRGCELLSDLLEDSTTDDTHTSERRWDVSALDDITRYTKGSPERTPPSCERSSVSPEGSREEPWLSQRLGGRQLRKAGHHPLTGRDPGPWNQEARGQESEDRKGLHQVVQEERVSLPVDLEVHSEEHNYSLQSELDTESSQGTDCDIGEEEKEEEDEKEEGREAMEEVKEKEELQSHVRPKKRWCYWECSLYSEADLGRDGERDSRRAKGRDEGKDEEKDGGDIIWGPSTLPSTMCLIGGTSTNGKQGQRKARRTDASDLTPSPVKLQSLGEQLHALSSALEGMTPVSDLPVTARAPTRKERNKLASRACRLKKKAQHEANKIKLWGLNQEYDCLLGAVLQIKELIRQRVESREEETERGALRDRLEDILKESAGPRVAGRGKVFVERILKNHAGGQGTRGTQGEGGSSDPSL; the protein is encoded by the exons tgtgtggtggtgatgttggggcCCCCAGCCCTGTGTCGAGGCCAGCAGCGTGGATGTGAGTTACTCAGTGATCTCTTAGAAGACTCTACCActgatgacacacacacctcCGAGCGTCGCTGGGACGTCTCGGCCCTGGATGACATTACACGCTATACCAAAGGCAGCCCAGAGAGGACTCCACCAAGCTGCGAACGCTCTTCCGTCTCACCTGAG GGAAGCAGAGAAGAACCATGGTTATCCCAGAGACTAGGGGGCAGGCAGCTGAGGAAGGCTGGACACCACCCCCTGACTGGGAGAGATCCAGGGCCCTGGAACCAAGAGGCTAGAGGGCAGGAGAGTGAAGATAGGAAAGGGCTGCATCAGGTGGTTCAGGAGGAGAGGGTATCACTTCCTGTGGATCTGGAGGTCCACAGTGAAGAACATAACTACTCTCTACAGAGTGAGCTAGACACTGAGTCTAGTCAAGGAACGGACTGTGATattggagaagaggagaaagaggaagaagatgagaaagaggaggggagagaagccATGGAGGAAGTGAAGGAAAAGGAGGAGCTTCAGTCCCATGTGAGACCAAAAAAACGCTGGTGTTACTGGGAATGTAGCCTCTACAGTGAGGCAGAcctggggagagatggagaaagagatagcaggagagccaaagggagagatgagggaaaggatgaagagaaagatggaggggacATTATCTGGGGCCCTAGCACCCTACCCAGCACCATGTGTCTGATAGGGGGGACCTCCACCAATG GTAAGCAAGGCCAGAGGAAAGCCCGTCGTACAGACGCCAGTGACCTGACCCCTAGCCCTGTGAAGCTACAGAGCCTGGGGGAGCAGCTCCACGCACTCAGCTCTGCTCTGGAGGGCATGACTCCTGTCAGTGACCTGCCTGTTACTGCCAGGGCACCAACACGAAAGGAGAGGAACAAACTGGCCTCCAG agcGTGTCGGCTGAAAAAGAAAGCCCAGCATGAGGCCAACAAAATCAAACTGTGGGGGCTGAACCAGGAGTATG ATTGCCTGCTGGGGGCGGTGCTGCAGATAAAGGAGCTGATCCGCCAgagagtggagagcagagaggaagagaccgaGCGAGGCGCTCTGAGAGATCGACTGGAGGACATTCTGAAGGAATCAGCTG ggccaCGTGTAGCAGGTCGAGGCAAAGTGTTTGTGGAGAGGATCTTGAAGAACCATGCCGGGGGACAGGGCACCAGAGGTACTCAGGGAGAAGGAGGGTCATCGGACCCTAGCCTTTAA